The following proteins are co-located in the Roseovarius arcticus genome:
- a CDS encoding metallopeptidase family protein, translating to MSDASPTLAQIEQIARSTVADLPAPFATAAREVVLRVEDLPDAQMLADLEMDNPLELTGLYEGVPMTHKSVSYPEPWPDTVWLFRKPILAELATRDGVTLEQLVAHVTIHEFAHHFGWSDDDIATIDRWWE from the coding sequence ATGAGTGATGCCTCCCCCACCCTCGCCCAGATCGAACAGATCGCGCGCAGCACGGTCGCGGATTTGCCCGCCCCCTTTGCCACCGCCGCGCGGGAGGTCGTGCTAAGGGTCGAGGATTTGCCGGATGCCCAAATGCTGGCCGATCTGGAAATGGACAACCCCCTCGAGCTTACCGGGCTATACGAGGGTGTGCCGATGACCCACAAATCGGTTAGCTACCCCGAGCCATGGCCCGATACAGTCTGGCTATTCCGCAAGCCGATTCTGGCTGAACTGGCCACGCGTGACGGCGTCACGTTGGAGCAGTTGGTCGCGCATGTCACGATCCACGAATTCGCGCATCATTTCGGTTGGTCCGACGACGATATCGCCACCATAGACCGCTGGTGGGAATAG
- a CDS encoding NAD+ synthase, producing MSDKFRLTLAQLNATVGDLDGNAAQVRDAWDQAKAAGADMLALPEMFITGYNTQDLVMKPVFHQAAIAAIHQIAADCAEGPAIAIGGPALEGAELFNAYYVLQGGAVTACVLKHHLPNETVFDEVRLYGAAPVAGPYTVGGIRIGSPICEDAWHEDVTETLAETGAELLLVPNGSPYYRGKMDTRQTIMVSRVVETGLPLVYLNLVGGQDDQVFDGGSFVLNPGGALAVQMPVFEAGLAHVDFLRGPDGWVAQKGDLAHLPDALEQDYNAMVLSLRDYMRKTGFKKVLLGLSGGIDSAIVATIAADALGPQNVRCVMLPSEYTSQASLDDALAVAGALGCQYDFVPIAEGRAAITATLAPLFDGTEPDVTEENIQSRLRGLLLMAMSNKFGEMLLTTGNKSEVAVGYATIYGDMAGGYNPIKDMYKTRVFDICRWRNVNHRPWMMGPEGEMIAPRIIDKPPSAELRDDQKDSDSLPDYPVLDAILQILVDGDGSIEDCVKAGFDRADAKKVEHLIYISEYKRFQSAPGTRLSKHAFWLDRRYPIANSWRDESAG from the coding sequence ATGTCCGACAAGTTTCGCCTGACCCTCGCCCAGCTGAATGCCACGGTGGGCGATCTGGACGGTAACGCCGCGCAGGTGCGGGATGCGTGGGACCAGGCCAAGGCGGCAGGCGCCGATATGCTGGCGCTGCCTGAAATGTTTATCACCGGCTATAACACTCAGGATTTGGTGATGAAGCCCGTGTTCCATCAGGCCGCCATCGCCGCGATCCACCAGATAGCAGCCGATTGCGCGGAAGGCCCGGCCATCGCCATCGGCGGCCCCGCGCTGGAAGGGGCAGAGCTGTTCAACGCCTATTACGTGCTGCAAGGCGGCGCTGTGACAGCCTGCGTGCTAAAGCATCACCTCCCGAACGAGACAGTATTTGATGAGGTCCGCCTATACGGCGCGGCCCCCGTGGCAGGACCCTATACCGTTGGCGGCATCCGCATCGGCAGCCCTATTTGCGAGGATGCATGGCACGAGGACGTCACCGAGACACTGGCCGAGACAGGAGCCGAGTTGCTGCTGGTGCCAAATGGATCGCCCTATTACCGGGGCAAGATGGATACCCGACAGACGATCATGGTTAGCCGCGTGGTCGAGACGGGCCTGCCGCTGGTCTATCTGAACCTTGTCGGCGGGCAGGACGATCAGGTGTTCGACGGCGGTAGTTTTGTGTTAAATCCGGGCGGCGCACTGGCGGTGCAGATGCCGGTGTTCGAGGCTGGGCTAGCGCATGTGGATTTTCTGCGCGGGCCGGACGGCTGGGTGGCGCAGAAAGGTGATCTGGCCCATTTGCCGGACGCGCTGGAGCAGGATTACAATGCGATGGTGCTGTCCTTGCGCGACTACATGCGCAAAACGGGGTTCAAAAAGGTGCTGCTGGGCCTGTCTGGCGGTATCGATTCGGCCATCGTGGCGACGATCGCCGCCGATGCGCTGGGGCCTCAAAATGTGCGCTGCGTGATGCTGCCGTCCGAATATACGTCGCAGGCGTCGCTGGACGATGCGTTGGCGGTGGCAGGGGCGCTGGGCTGCCAGTATGATTTCGTCCCGATTGCCGAAGGACGCGCAGCGATTACCGCGACACTCGCGCCGCTGTTTGACGGGACCGAGCCGGACGTGACTGAAGAGAATATTCAGTCGCGCCTGCGCGGCCTGCTTCTCATGGCGATGTCTAACAAGTTTGGCGAGATGCTGCTGACTACCGGGAACAAGTCCGAAGTGGCTGTCGGCTATGCCACAATCTATGGCGACATGGCGGGCGGCTATAATCCGATCAAAGATATGTATAAAACGCGCGTTTTCGACATCTGCCGCTGGCGCAACGTCAACCACCGCCCGTGGATGATGGGCCCGGAGGGTGAGATGATCGCGCCGCGCATTATCGACAAGCCGCCAAGTGCGGAACTGCGCGACGACCAAAAGGACAGCGACTCACTGCCTGATTATCCGGTGCTGGACGCGATCCTGCAAATACTGGTGGATGGCGACGGCAGTATCGAAGATTGCGTCAAAGCCGGATTTGACCGGGCGGATGCCAAGAAGGTCGAGCATCTGATTTACATCAGCGAATACAAACGCTTTCAATCCGCGCCGGGCACACGGCTGAGCAAGCACGCGTTCTGGCTAGATCGCCGCTATCCCATCGCCAATAGCTGGCGTGACGAGAGTGCGGGATAA
- a CDS encoding 2-isopropylmalate synthase, with the protein MASTKARQIVFAVSMALAAGGAAAQDGTVQTKQYDDGGVYEGTFKDGLQHGTGTYTLPNGYEYSGDWQEGEIKGTGTARFPNGSVYEGEFALGKPNGVGKIVFTDGGTFEGGWVNGKITGRGTAVYANGVRYEGEFLNAMHHGRGAMTSPNGYIYDGDWIEGVKDGNASITYPDGATYEGEVRRGARDGTGTLTMPDGLIYAGLWKDGQIDGKGTLTQPGGDVYEGDLVAGRREGQGRVAYSGGDVYEGSFAGDKRDGQGTFTGTDGYIYTGSWVAGKISGTGRVTYPDGSVYEGEFRDDLANGEGKITYPDGATYEGAWLNGVIEGRGRATYPSGLIYEGMFQNARNHGQGVMTYADGYRYEGDWIEGEREGNGTATYPDGTVYTGGFKGGQRDGMGKIEMQDGFVYEGEWKDGEINGAGIATYANGDVYEGLFQDGKRQGAGTMRYATGQEDSGDWRNGALATENSAPPVADTAEPAASDASQPEAEGEPAAATPDESEPAAE; encoded by the coding sequence ATGGCATCCACTAAGGCAAGACAGATCGTTTTCGCGGTTTCCATGGCGCTGGCCGCGGGCGGCGCGGCGGCACAGGACGGCACCGTCCAGACCAAGCAATACGACGATGGCGGCGTTTACGAGGGCACGTTCAAGGACGGACTGCAGCATGGCACCGGCACCTACACCCTGCCCAATGGCTACGAATACTCCGGCGATTGGCAAGAGGGCGAAATCAAAGGCACTGGCACCGCCCGTTTTCCGAACGGATCTGTCTACGAGGGCGAATTCGCACTGGGCAAGCCCAACGGCGTGGGCAAGATCGTGTTCACCGACGGCGGCACGTTTGAGGGCGGCTGGGTCAACGGCAAGATCACCGGGCGCGGCACGGCCGTCTATGCCAATGGCGTGCGTTACGAGGGCGAGTTTCTGAACGCCATGCACCACGGGCGCGGCGCAATGACGTCGCCCAACGGCTATATCTATGACGGCGACTGGATTGAGGGCGTCAAAGATGGCAACGCGTCCATAACCTATCCCGATGGCGCGACCTATGAGGGCGAAGTCAGGCGCGGCGCGCGCGACGGCACCGGCACGCTGACGATGCCCGATGGCCTGATCTATGCGGGCCTGTGGAAGGACGGCCAGATCGACGGCAAAGGCACGCTGACCCAACCGGGCGGCGACGTCTATGAGGGCGATTTGGTAGCTGGCCGCCGCGAAGGTCAGGGCCGCGTCGCATACTCGGGCGGCGACGTCTATGAGGGCTCGTTCGCGGGCGACAAGCGTGACGGCCAAGGCACGTTTACCGGAACGGACGGATATATCTACACCGGCTCTTGGGTGGCGGGCAAAATCTCGGGCACCGGACGGGTGACCTATCCTGACGGATCAGTCTACGAGGGCGAATTCCGCGACGATCTGGCAAATGGCGAGGGCAAGATCACCTATCCCGACGGCGCCACCTACGAGGGCGCGTGGCTGAACGGCGTGATCGAGGGGCGCGGGCGCGCCACCTATCCCAGTGGTCTGATCTATGAGGGCATGTTCCAAAACGCGCGCAACCACGGCCAGGGTGTGATGACCTATGCCGACGGCTACCGCTATGAGGGCGACTGGATTGAGGGCGAGCGCGAGGGCAACGGCACCGCCACCTATCCCGATGGCACAGTCTATACGGGCGGCTTCAAAGGCGGCCAACGCGACGGTATGGGCAAGATCGAGATGCAAGACGGTTTCGTCTACGAAGGCGAATGGAAAGACGGCGAGATTAACGGAGCCGGCATCGCGACCTACGCCAACGGCGACGTTTATGAAGGCCTGTTTCAGGACGGCAAGCGGCAGGGAGCTGGCACGATGCGTTATGCCACCGGGCAGGAGGACAGCGGCGATTGGCGAAATGGCGCGCTGGCCACCGAAAATAGCGCCCCGCCTGTTGCCGATACCGCAGAGCCTGCGGCCAGCGATGCATCGCAGCCAGAGGCGGAAGGCGAGCCCGCCGCTGCCACCCCTGATGAGAGCGAACCCGCTGCCGAATAA
- a CDS encoding bifunctional 2',3'-cyclic-nucleotide 2'-phosphodiesterase/3'-nucleotidase — protein MILEPPPQPDDHEVALPEGVTAQLRLLETTDLHAHLLPYDYHSDNGDQPWGLARVATLIRAARAQVRNVMLFDNGDALQGTPMGDLTTGPAPEWRGPNPVIAAMNRLNYDAATLGNHEFNFGLNWLGRALGDATFPVTCANIMTPEGATPARSYLPQYLLLRRTLACDDGAEYPLTLGVIGLVPPQITTWDHAHLAGQLHVQDMIQTARRIVPQVRAAGADIVLLLAHSGIDGAHAIPMMENAAVPLAAIEGVDAIMAGHSHDIFPQPEATGNTHSQDTMEAAAVDHARGVLSGKPAVMAGAWGSHLGVLDLSLEARGGRWRISGHTAEARPVASVPGPPATRAPVLSISCDADLSRALGPAHRLTLRHMHRPIGQARARLHSYLAMARADASVAAVNAVQTRLLARALQGTAHEGLPILSATAAFKTGGRGGPNNFTDLPEGPLSLRHAADLYPFPNHLCGMILTGADLRDWLERAAICFATVRPGAPEAMLRDYSVPGHDFDVISGLTYRIDLSAAPRYDRHGAALDAAPGVGAGRIQDLCYNGLPLAADARFALATNSYRAFGAGAFTRPDDARIVHVSDTALRDDLVAEIAHTPLAAPAEHTANWRFVPLPGSSVLLDTGKGLRTDPSALDDMTADDLGLTPAGFQRLRIWL, from the coding sequence ATGATCCTAGAGCCTCCCCCACAGCCCGACGACCACGAGGTCGCCCTGCCAGAGGGTGTTACCGCGCAACTGCGCTTACTAGAGACGACGGATCTGCACGCGCATCTGCTGCCCTACGATTATCACTCGGATAACGGCGATCAGCCATGGGGGTTGGCCCGCGTTGCAACGCTGATCCGCGCGGCCCGGGCGCAGGTTCGCAACGTGATGCTTTTCGACAATGGTGATGCGCTTCAGGGCACGCCGATGGGCGATCTGACAACCGGGCCTGCCCCAGAATGGCGTGGGCCGAACCCGGTGATCGCAGCTATGAACCGGCTTAATTATGACGCAGCAACGCTGGGCAATCACGAGTTCAACTTTGGTCTCAATTGGCTGGGCAGGGCCTTGGGCGATGCGACTTTTCCGGTAACATGTGCCAACATCATGACGCCAGAGGGTGCCACCCCCGCGCGCAGCTACCTGCCGCAATACCTTCTGCTGCGCCGTACCCTCGCGTGTGATGATGGCGCTGAATACCCTTTGACACTCGGCGTGATTGGACTGGTCCCGCCGCAGATCACCACATGGGATCACGCGCATTTGGCAGGCCAACTGCACGTGCAGGATATGATCCAGACCGCCCGCCGCATCGTGCCGCAGGTGCGCGCGGCCGGCGCCGATATTGTGCTACTCTTGGCACATAGCGGCATTGACGGTGCGCACGCCATTCCCATGATGGAAAACGCTGCGGTTCCGCTGGCCGCAATTGAGGGCGTGGATGCCATCATGGCAGGCCATAGTCACGATATCTTCCCCCAACCCGAGGCCACCGGAAATACGCACTCGCAGGATACGATGGAGGCCGCCGCCGTCGATCACGCGCGCGGCGTGCTGTCAGGTAAGCCTGCTGTCATGGCGGGCGCATGGGGCTCGCATTTGGGCGTACTGGACCTTTCGCTTGAGGCGCGCGGTGGCCGCTGGCGGATCTCTGGCCACACCGCCGAGGCGCGGCCCGTCGCCAGCGTGCCCGGTCCGCCAGCCACCCGCGCGCCGGTCTTGTCCATCTCTTGCGATGCAGACCTGTCGCGCGCTCTGGGACCGGCGCATCGCCTGACGCTGCGCCATATGCACCGGCCGATCGGTCAAGCGCGCGCCCGGCTGCACAGCTACCTTGCCATGGCGCGCGCGGACGCGTCTGTTGCCGCCGTCAACGCAGTTCAAACCCGCCTGCTGGCCCGCGCATTGCAGGGCACCGCACATGAGGGTCTGCCGATCCTGTCAGCTACTGCCGCGTTCAAAACCGGTGGGCGCGGCGGGCCAAACAACTTTACCGATCTGCCAGAGGGCCCCCTGTCGCTGCGCCATGCAGCGGATCTCTATCCCTTTCCCAATCATCTGTGCGGAATGATTCTGACCGGCGCCGACCTGCGCGACTGGCTTGAGCGGGCTGCGATCTGCTTTGCCACCGTGCGGCCCGGCGCACCCGAAGCGATGCTGCGCGACTATAGCGTGCCGGGACACGACTTTGATGTGATCTCGGGCCTGACCTACCGGATCGATCTGTCGGCCGCGCCGCGCTATGACCGTCACGGCGCGGCACTGGACGCGGCGCCCGGCGTGGGGGCGGGCCGAATTCAGGACCTGTGCTACAACGGGCTCCCGCTGGCCGCTGACGCCCGCTTCGCCCTTGCCACCAACAGCTATCGCGCTTTTGGTGCCGGCGCATTTACCCGGCCGGATGATGCGCGCATCGTCCACGTCTCGGACACTGCGTTGCGCGATGATTTGGTGGCCGAGATTGCACATACGCCGCTGGCGGCACCCGCCGAGCACACAGCAAACTGGCGCTTTGTCCCCTTGCCGGGGTCTAGCGTGCTGCTGGATACCGGGAAGGGCCTGAGAACTGATCCTTCGGCGTTGGACGACATGACTGCCGACGACCTCGGCCTGACGCCCGCGGGATTTCAGCGCCTGCGCATCTGGCTGTAG
- the nudC gene encoding NAD(+) diphosphatase — protein MKLAETVTFAGGTLERAAELRGGDLAPIIAGSGAETILMWRGKPLVQGDGLAPLVRLGLDHPVLEGARRLLLGREGPDGEGRLIFAHDISHWTPSGDLDELNTFLDASEQRHPGLPDTQLFAELRRIMVQLDAQDAALAATARGLFAWHDTHGFCSRCGAASDMVQSGWQRSCPVCEAHHFPRTDPVVIMLITHGNSTLLGRSPSWPEGMYSLLAGFVEPGETLEAAVRREVYEETRVCVGAVSYLASQPWPFPASLMIGCRGEALSQEITVDPIEIEDAVWVTREDVMEAFAGRHPFLSPAREGAIAQFLLRNWLADTLD, from the coding sequence GTGAAGCTGGCAGAAACAGTGACATTCGCAGGCGGAACGCTGGAACGCGCGGCCGAGCTGCGTGGCGGCGATCTGGCCCCGATCATTGCCGGGTCCGGCGCGGAGACGATCCTGATGTGGCGCGGCAAGCCGCTGGTGCAGGGGGACGGCCTGGCCCCGCTCGTGCGCCTAGGCCTCGATCACCCGGTGCTGGAGGGCGCACGCCGCCTGCTGCTGGGCCGCGAGGGGCCGGACGGGGAGGGGCGCCTGATCTTTGCGCATGACATTTCGCACTGGACGCCCAGCGGCGATCTGGACGAGCTGAACACATTTCTGGATGCCTCAGAGCAGCGGCATCCGGGGCTGCCAGATACCCAACTTTTTGCTGAACTGCGCCGCATCATGGTGCAGTTGGACGCCCAAGACGCGGCGCTGGCCGCGACTGCGCGCGGGCTATTCGCTTGGCACGATACACACGGATTCTGCTCGCGCTGCGGTGCGGCCAGCGACATGGTGCAATCGGGTTGGCAGCGGAGTTGTCCGGTCTGCGAGGCGCACCATTTTCCGCGCACCGATCCGGTCGTTATTATGCTGATTACGCATGGTAATTCCACGCTGTTAGGGCGCTCGCCAAGCTGGCCGGAGGGGATGTATTCGCTGCTGGCCGGCTTTGTTGAACCTGGCGAGACGCTAGAGGCGGCCGTGCGCCGTGAGGTATATGAGGAGACGCGCGTGTGCGTCGGCGCGGTTTCGTATCTGGCCAGCCAGCCATGGCCCTTTCCCGCCTCCCTGATGATCGGCTGCCGGGGCGAGGCGCTGAGCCAAGAGATTACCGTCGATCCGATTGAGATCGAGGATGCAGTCTGGGTCACGCGCGAGGATGTGATGGAGGCGTTTGCTGGGCGCCATCCGTTTTTGTCCCCAGCGCGCGAGGGGGCCATAGCGCAATTCCTACTGCGCAACTGGCTTGCAGATACACTGGATTGA
- a CDS encoding MBL fold metallo-hydrolase, giving the protein MTHPHLTRRRLLGAVAALPLAHVAYAAAPMMGASAAVHRRITLGGFEVTTLLAGTMPREDPHSIFGLNVDQAAFEQVAQDAMLPVDMAQFFFTPTLVNTGEALVLFDTGLNPAGITEALTAAGYTPDQVDIVVLTHMHGDHIGGLSGDGGVTFPNARYVTGTTEYDHWAAAGDDNFDARMRPLAEQTTMITPGDTAAPGITAVEAFGHTPGHMAYMLESDGKSLLIAADFANHPVFSLEQPDWEVKFDMDKPAAAATRHKLLDMLAADGTPFIGYHMPFPAMGYVEKRGDGYGYIPESYQLRL; this is encoded by the coding sequence ATGACACATCCCCATCTGACACGCCGCCGCCTGCTGGGCGCTGTTGCTGCATTGCCGCTGGCCCATGTCGCCTACGCCGCCGCCCCCATGATGGGCGCCTCTGCCGCTGTTCATCGGCGCATCACCCTTGGCGGGTTTGAGGTGACGACGTTACTGGCCGGTACGATGCCGCGCGAGGACCCGCACAGCATCTTTGGCCTCAATGTCGACCAAGCCGCATTTGAGCAAGTCGCGCAGGATGCAATGCTGCCGGTGGACATGGCTCAGTTTTTCTTTACCCCGACGCTGGTGAATACAGGCGAGGCATTAGTGCTATTTGACACCGGCCTGAATCCGGCTGGGATCACCGAGGCCCTGACTGCAGCAGGCTACACCCCCGACCAAGTCGACATCGTGGTGCTGACACACATGCACGGCGATCATATCGGGGGCCTCAGCGGCGACGGCGGCGTGACATTTCCGAACGCACGTTATGTGACGGGCACCACCGAATATGACCACTGGGCCGCAGCCGGAGACGACAATTTCGACGCTCGCATGCGCCCCCTAGCCGAGCAGACGACGATGATCACCCCCGGCGACACAGCCGCCCCCGGTATCACAGCGGTTGAGGCGTTCGGCCACACCCCTGGCCACATGGCCTACATGCTGGAATCGGACGGCAAATCGCTGCTGATCGCCGCAGATTTCGCCAATCACCCGGTCTTTTCGCTGGAGCAGCCAGATTGGGAGGTTAAGTTCGATATGGACAAGCCCGCCGCCGCCGCGACCCGGCACAAGCTGCTGGATATGCTCGCCGCGGACGGAACGCCCTTTATCGGCTACCACATGCCATTCCCGGCCATGGGTTACGTTGAAAAGCGCGGGGATGGTTATGGCTACATCCCAGAGAGCTATCAACTCCGCCTCTGA
- the holA gene encoding DNA polymerase III subunit delta, translating to MKLPARDAPGYFARPEAARTGLLIYGADAMRIALRRAEVIAALAGPTGEEEMRITRMPAGELRKDPARLNDAVKAASFFPGPRVAFVEDATEALAAPILAALADWRENDAQIIVTAGQLKPTSKLRKAFEAHKNAYAVAIYDDPPSRAEIEAMLASSGLKNIGPEAMRDLNDLGRALDPGDFRQTMDKLSLYKLNDDTPVTPDDIAACAPASVEADLDDVLHIVAEARSGEIGPMMKRLRAQGVQPVGLVIAASRHFRTLYTAASDPGGVSQGISRMRPPVFGPRRDRMQRQAQAWGAANLEVALGVLTETDLALRSAAQTAPQMALVERALIRLAMLAAR from the coding sequence ATGAAGCTGCCGGCCCGCGACGCGCCCGGCTATTTCGCGCGGCCTGAGGCGGCCCGCACTGGACTGCTGATCTATGGCGCCGACGCGATGCGCATCGCGCTGCGCCGCGCCGAGGTGATCGCGGCCCTCGCCGGCCCCACCGGCGAGGAGGAGATGCGCATCACCCGGATGCCTGCGGGCGAATTGCGTAAGGACCCCGCGCGCCTGAATGATGCAGTCAAAGCCGCCAGTTTTTTTCCCGGCCCGCGCGTCGCCTTTGTCGAGGACGCGACCGAGGCACTCGCCGCGCCCATCCTCGCCGCTCTGGCTGACTGGCGCGAGAACGATGCGCAGATCATCGTGACGGCAGGCCAGCTAAAGCCGACGTCAAAGCTGCGTAAGGCCTTCGAGGCGCATAAGAATGCGTATGCGGTGGCCATATATGATGACCCGCCCAGCCGGGCCGAGATTGAGGCGATGCTGGCGTCCTCAGGGCTGAAAAACATCGGACCGGAGGCGATGCGCGACCTCAATGATCTGGGCCGCGCGCTGGACCCCGGCGATTTTCGCCAGACGATGGACAAGCTGTCACTGTACAAGCTGAACGACGACACGCCCGTCACGCCCGATGATATCGCCGCCTGCGCGCCCGCGTCAGTCGAGGCGGATCTGGATGACGTCCTGCACATCGTGGCCGAGGCTCGCTCGGGCGAGATTGGCCCGATGATGAAGCGGCTGAGGGCGCAGGGGGTGCAGCCTGTGGGCCTTGTGATCGCGGCCTCGCGACATTTCCGCACGCTTTATACGGCGGCGTCCGATCCCGGCGGCGTCAGCCAAGGGATCTCGCGAATGCGACCGCCCGTCTTTGGCCCGCGCCGCGACAGAATGCAGCGCCAGGCGCAGGCATGGGGCGCGGCAAATCTGGAGGTGGCGCTGGGCGTGCTGACCGAAACGGATCTTGCGCTACGATCGGCCGCCCAGACCGCGCCGCAGATGGCACTGGTTGAGCGGGCGTTAATCCGGCTGGCGATGCTGGCGGCGCGTTAG
- a CDS encoding SRPBCC family protein, whose protein sequence is MTTKTTARNRGSNGQADGTMIFTTREDIEAPIDFVFAQISDFASLERMILRRGGEVQRRVDRTPHAAGMIWDAAFDMRGKRRQLEVTLVRFEAPAAMRFEAVSKSLNADLSVELVALSRGRTRLGMIGELKPQNLTARLMVQSLKLARGNVAKRFEMRVASYAKDLEDKYSRSA, encoded by the coding sequence ATGACGACCAAGACCACGGCACGGAACCGGGGCAGTAACGGACAGGCAGACGGCACCATGATATTCACTACCCGCGAGGACATAGAGGCACCGATTGATTTCGTGTTTGCGCAAATCTCGGACTTTGCCTCGCTGGAACGAATGATCCTGCGCCGCGGCGGCGAGGTGCAGCGCCGCGTTGACCGCACTCCGCACGCCGCTGGAATGATCTGGGACGCCGCTTTTGACATGCGCGGCAAACGTCGGCAGCTAGAGGTGACGCTGGTTCGATTTGAAGCGCCCGCCGCAATGCGATTTGAGGCGGTGTCGAAATCGCTCAACGCCGATCTGTCGGTCGAGTTGGTCGCACTATCGCGCGGCCGTACCCGCCTTGGGATGATAGGGGAGTTGAAACCGCAGAACCTGACTGCACGCTTGATGGTGCAATCCTTGAAGTTGGCGCGCGGCAACGTCGCAAAACGGTTCGAAATGCGGGTGGCGTCCTACGCAAAAGATCTCGAAGACAAATACTCGCGCAGCGCCTGA
- a CDS encoding GFA family protein, with translation MPHTGSCMCGAAKFSFDAPVTEAAACHCSTCRKWSGGILMAVEVPAEDLKIQAGDTVKVYPSSEWGERSFCSDCGSSLWFRLIAPGPKHGTYYLSMGTLDDTSGITMTHEIFSDQRPEGYAMAGDHTRMTSDEFFAMMQEEMS, from the coding sequence ATGCCCCATACCGGATCTTGCATGTGCGGCGCTGCCAAGTTCAGCTTTGACGCGCCCGTGACCGAAGCTGCCGCGTGCCATTGTTCCACCTGCCGCAAGTGGTCGGGCGGTATTTTGATGGCTGTTGAGGTGCCAGCGGAGGACCTAAAAATCCAAGCAGGCGACACAGTCAAGGTCTATCCGTCCTCCGAATGGGGCGAGCGCTCCTTTTGCTCTGATTGCGGAAGTAGCCTGTGGTTTCGCCTCATAGCGCCAGGCCCGAAACATGGTACATATTATCTCAGCATGGGCACGCTGGACGACACCAGCGGCATTACCATGACCCACGAGATATTCTCGGATCAACGGCCCGAGGGCTACGCGATGGCGGGCGATCACACCCGCATGACAAGCGACGAATTCTTCGCCATGATGCAAGAAGAAATGTCGTAG